Proteins co-encoded in one Methylomonas albis genomic window:
- a CDS encoding acyl-CoA dehydrogenase family protein produces MTKAPDFSSIAAYAGPPNTAEIASRLRAVAALGLFRHALPQAIGGFGDDFAALVTSHRQLGQACRDPGLMLAINAHVWGSAFPILLYGNEMQKGQFLPPLLSGQWLGGHAITEPSCGSDVQAMTTKAELSGDSYLLNGEKRYITNAPVADYLVVYAKLAGKICAFLVSRDDDGCRFSDDAALNACRGSATGSVILQDCRLDADRLLGKIGAGTQMIQKALEYERAFVFAGIAGSMDWQLAEVVRYSRERRSGGVHLGRHQAISHRIADMKLRLDTIDLWLGECARLCDAGQRLTMASAQTKLYAAEAFLQSSLDAVQIMGAASLESGSVMAQLVQDALAGRLFSGSSEVQKNLIAALLGTGDAYRLSPQPHQA; encoded by the coding sequence ATGACTAAAGCCCCTGATTTTTCCAGCATTGCTGCTTATGCAGGCCCGCCTAACACCGCCGAAATCGCTTCTCGCTTGCGCGCCGTCGCCGCGCTAGGCCTGTTCCGCCATGCCCTTCCCCAAGCCATTGGCGGTTTTGGCGATGACTTTGCCGCGCTAGTCACCAGCCATCGTCAACTCGGACAAGCTTGCCGTGATCCCGGCCTGATGTTGGCGATCAACGCGCATGTGTGGGGCTCGGCGTTCCCTATTTTGTTGTACGGCAACGAGATGCAGAAAGGGCAATTTCTGCCGCCCTTACTAAGCGGACAATGGCTGGGTGGGCATGCGATCACCGAGCCGTCTTGCGGCTCGGACGTGCAAGCGATGACGACTAAAGCAGAGTTGAGCGGCGATAGTTATCTGTTGAACGGCGAGAAGCGTTACATCACCAACGCACCCGTGGCCGATTACTTGGTGGTGTACGCCAAATTGGCCGGCAAGATTTGCGCGTTTCTGGTTTCCCGTGATGATGACGGCTGCCGTTTCAGCGATGACGCGGCGTTGAACGCTTGCCGGGGCAGCGCCACCGGCAGCGTGATTTTGCAGGATTGTAGGCTCGACGCTGATCGTCTGCTGGGCAAAATCGGGGCCGGCACCCAGATGATTCAAAAAGCCTTGGAATACGAACGGGCCTTTGTGTTTGCCGGCATTGCCGGCAGCATGGACTGGCAGTTGGCCGAAGTGGTGCGTTACAGCCGGGAAAGGCGTTCCGGCGGTGTGCATCTCGGTCGCCATCAAGCCATCAGCCATAGGATTGCCGATATGAAGTTGCGTTTGGATACGATCGACCTGTGGTTAGGTGAATGTGCGAGGCTGTGCGATGCCGGCCAACGGCTGACGATGGCTTCGGCGCAAACCAAACTTTATGCGGCCGAGGCTTTCTTGCAATCCAGCCTGGATGCGGTGCAGATTATGGGCGCGGCGAGCTTGGAATCCGGGAGTGTGATGGCCCAATTGGTTCAGGACGCACTGGCCGGACGGCTGTTTTCCGGCAGTTCTGAAGTGCAGAAAAACCTGATCGCCGCCCTGCTCGGCACCGGCGACGCCTATAGACTTAGCCCTCAACCCCATCAAGCATGA
- a CDS encoding methyltransferase family protein, with product MLSDTSGQLQPANPGWALPAGICLILGSAIYLRCVWDFAIEGLGTPAPIDPPKKLVVTGLYRRTRNPMFQGVLLLLLAECLLFAGPALLIYAASIALFFHTSVVFHEEPGLASRFGASYNDYCRKVPRWGFALQKFSSDLA from the coding sequence TTGCTTTCCGATACTAGCGGTCAGTTGCAACCGGCTAATCCGGGTTGGGCGCTGCCAGCCGGCATCTGCCTGATCCTCGGTTCGGCCATTTATCTACGCTGCGTCTGGGATTTTGCCATAGAAGGCCTGGGCACCCCTGCCCCAATCGATCCACCCAAAAAACTGGTCGTCACCGGGCTTTACCGCCGCACTCGCAACCCCATGTTTCAAGGCGTTCTGCTACTGTTGTTGGCTGAATGTTTGCTGTTTGCCGGCCCGGCCCTGTTAATTTATGCGGCCTCGATTGCGCTGTTTTTCCATACCTCTGTGGTGTTTCACGAAGAACCGGGCCTAGCCAGCCGATTTGGGGCGTCTTATAACGACTATTGCCGTAAAGTCCCGCGCTGGGGCTTTGCCTTACAGAAGTTCTCGTCGGACTTGGCATAA
- a CDS encoding outer membrane lipoprotein carrier protein LolA, which produces MNVKLGGYLLLALLPTLGWADEALLTELLARIRQTGQTQFKYEETRVLELAASPWHGQGYMLSGADGSLVKLQLQPARVIMAITEQRMYYWDPEQNQRHSAALGAAGPAGDQIAVFRSILQGHTEELQLNYAIAAEKQGPQWTLRLTPKPELSGDDLASIEISGDDKDEQRRILIKQPDGESTEYRMQKATEAQQQEYSIQRLLLEASGE; this is translated from the coding sequence ATGAACGTCAAACTCGGCGGATATTTGCTCTTGGCTTTATTGCCAACGCTGGGATGGGCCGATGAAGCCTTACTAACCGAGCTGTTGGCTCGCATCCGCCAAACCGGGCAGACGCAATTTAAATACGAGGAAACCCGCGTGCTGGAGCTGGCCGCGTCGCCCTGGCATGGGCAAGGTTATATGCTGTCTGGCGCTGATGGCAGTCTGGTCAAATTGCAACTGCAGCCGGCGCGGGTGATCATGGCCATCACCGAACAGCGTATGTATTATTGGGATCCCGAGCAAAACCAACGCCACAGCGCGGCTTTGGGCGCGGCGGGTCCCGCAGGCGATCAAATCGCCGTATTCCGTTCCATCCTGCAAGGCCACACTGAAGAATTGCAGCTTAACTATGCCATCGCCGCTGAAAAGCAAGGCCCGCAATGGACTTTGCGGTTGACGCCGAAGCCGGAGCTGAGCGGTGATGATCTCGCTTCTATTGAAATATCCGGCGATGACAAAGACGAGCAACGGCGCATTTTAATCAAACAGCCCGACGGCGAATCCACCGAGTACCGGATGCAGAAAGCCACTGAAGCGCAGCAACAGGAATATTCCATCCAGCGTTTGCTGCTGGAAGCCAGCGGAGAATAA
- a CDS encoding polysaccharide deacetylase family protein: MSFSAYRNWQPTALMKVSFMLTVAAAVAIAIQPDVWPWALTIIVADQLLLAFAGLWPRCAWAGSNWTALPPAAAARGEIAITIDDGPDPDITPVVLDLLDSYNAKATFFCIAAKAQLYPDLCRDIVKRGHTVENHSMRHQYHLPFLLLKGWLAELNAAQDALTEVTGIRPRFFRPPVGLRNPFLDPVLNRLDLQLASWTRRGFDTVERNPQVVLTKLLKDLKAGDILLLHDSNAARTNTGQPVILEVLPPLLDAIAAANLHTVTLSESVDRY; this comes from the coding sequence ATGAGTTTTTCCGCTTACCGAAACTGGCAGCCGACGGCGTTGATGAAAGTTTCATTTATGCTGACAGTAGCTGCAGCAGTGGCGATAGCCATCCAACCTGATGTCTGGCCCTGGGCTTTGACCATCATCGTTGCCGACCAGCTGCTGTTAGCCTTTGCCGGGCTCTGGCCGCGCTGTGCCTGGGCTGGCTCGAACTGGACTGCGCTGCCGCCAGCCGCCGCCGCACGAGGCGAAATTGCCATCACCATAGACGACGGCCCCGATCCCGACATCACGCCCGTCGTGCTCGATCTATTGGACAGCTACAACGCCAAAGCGACTTTTTTTTGCATCGCCGCAAAAGCCCAACTCTACCCGGATTTGTGCCGGGACATTGTCAAGCGGGGGCACACGGTGGAAAATCACAGTATGCGCCACCAATACCATCTGCCGTTTCTGTTGCTAAAAGGCTGGTTAGCCGAACTAAACGCGGCGCAGGATGCTCTGACTGAAGTGACCGGCATCCGCCCCCGATTTTTCCGGCCACCCGTCGGTTTGCGCAATCCTTTCCTGGACCCGGTACTCAATCGGCTCGATTTACAATTGGCGAGTTGGACCCGGCGCGGCTTTGATACTGTGGAGCGCAATCCGCAGGTGGTATTGACAAAACTATTGAAAGACCTGAAAGCAGGCGACATCCTGTTGTTACACGACAGCAATGCCGCCCGCACCAATACCGGCCAACCGGTGATTCTGGAAGTGCTGCCGCCCTTGCTGGATGCCATCGCCGCCGCGAATTTACACACAGTAACGCTAAGCGAAAGTGTGGACCGTTACTGA
- a CDS encoding restriction endonuclease, which produces MIEPIKHFSYESGRKCSAAECTRLADYEVYLYDYYPFQNEEFFEQDYTCPFLCTEHMEQNEQEAIGERKPRGFVSYPFSKRSFAQGYTTYAPLSDVYPLLYSVGTGAADPGLVRSVAEVNDELIRHLAKHPELLYDLHPRRFEELVAELLRAQGFEPTLTPRTRDGGRDILAARSDALGSLLYLVECKRYAPKNKVGVEVVRAIHGVTNSERATKGVIVTTSFFTKNAIDFATPLKYGIGLHDFETLKSWLASYRN; this is translated from the coding sequence ATGATCGAACCTATCAAGCATTTTAGCTATGAATCCGGGCGGAAGTGTTCTGCTGCCGAATGTACCCGCTTGGCTGATTATGAGGTGTATCTCTACGATTACTACCCTTTCCAAAACGAAGAGTTTTTCGAGCAAGACTACACGTGCCCGTTTCTTTGCACTGAACATATGGAGCAAAACGAACAAGAAGCCATAGGCGAGAGAAAGCCGCGCGGCTTTGTGAGTTATCCGTTTTCCAAACGAAGTTTTGCACAGGGGTATACAACGTATGCCCCTCTTTCTGATGTATATCCTCTTCTCTATTCTGTTGGGACTGGTGCCGCAGACCCGGGATTAGTGCGTTCAGTAGCTGAAGTTAACGACGAACTGATCCGCCATCTCGCCAAGCACCCCGAACTTCTTTATGACCTGCATCCTCGGCGGTTCGAAGAACTTGTTGCCGAATTGCTTCGGGCTCAAGGTTTCGAACCTACACTTACCCCGCGAACTCGTGATGGCGGGAGAGATATCCTAGCTGCGCGTTCCGATGCGCTCGGTAGCTTACTTTATTTGGTTGAATGTAAGCGATACGCACCAAAGAATAAGGTAGGAGTAGAAGTGGTCCGAGCGATTCATGGGGTTACAAACTCCGAGCGTGCTACAAAAGGTGTGATTGTGACGACTTCCTTCTTTACCAAGAATGCGATAGATTTTGCAACTCCTCTGAAATACGGTATTGGGCTACACGACTTTGAAACACTGAAATCTTGGCTCGCGAGTTACAGGAATTAG
- a CDS encoding AMP-binding protein — translation MLLEPFLHQCQHQPDALALQEQDRQLSYRQLLQQAQAVAAALQAKGVQPGQPVAVHLDRGIDAACALFGVLLAGACYVPLDLKNPAPRLNFIVADAQVHTVLGTGAVPTWLDESLWLDINACAAANPAVVDIPAEALAAILYTSGSTGQPRGVALSHRAILAFTSWAADLLALTPDDRIASSAPFFFDLSTFDLYAVLGSGASLHFIPAGLTMAPARLSAWLNEQAISGWYTVPSLLAFLTYKGNLAQTPLAALRFIIFAGEVFPTPALIDLAASLPQTALYNFFGPTETNVCCYWPVQRERLVAEQTIPIGLSAAGCELHISADTGELRVRGPTLASGYWRDGHVQSFMSADGWYATGDRASLEQNEYRFHGRLGRMLKCSGYRVEPAEIEAVVNAIPGVKACAVIGIDDPTAGQRPALAVVLEPGMSIAEIRKSLSRQLPAYMQPSRYLVLEELPRLANGKLDFQQLRAFMETQT, via the coding sequence ATGCTGCTAGAACCCTTTCTACACCAATGCCAACACCAACCCGACGCCCTGGCTTTGCAAGAGCAAGATCGGCAACTCAGCTATCGGCAATTACTGCAACAGGCACAAGCCGTCGCCGCTGCCTTGCAAGCGAAGGGCGTACAGCCCGGCCAGCCGGTCGCGGTGCATCTAGATCGTGGTATCGATGCCGCCTGCGCATTGTTCGGCGTTCTGCTGGCGGGTGCTTGCTATGTACCTTTAGATTTAAAAAACCCGGCACCCAGACTTAACTTTATCGTCGCCGACGCTCAGGTTCACACGGTATTGGGAACCGGCGCAGTACCAACTTGGCTGGATGAAAGCCTGTGGCTGGACATCAACGCTTGCGCCGCCGCGAATCCCGCAGTCGTTGATATTCCCGCCGAAGCGTTGGCGGCGATTTTGTATACCTCCGGCTCCACCGGCCAACCGCGCGGCGTAGCGCTTAGTCATCGGGCGATTTTGGCGTTCACATCCTGGGCCGCCGACTTGCTGGCCTTAACCCCTGACGACCGCATCGCTAGCAGCGCGCCGTTTTTCTTCGACCTATCCACCTTCGATCTTTACGCCGTATTAGGCAGCGGCGCCAGCCTGCATTTCATCCCGGCCGGCTTGACCATGGCCCCGGCTCGCTTGAGCGCCTGGCTGAACGAACAAGCCATCAGCGGTTGGTACACAGTGCCGTCCTTGCTGGCCTTCCTCACCTACAAAGGCAACCTGGCGCAAACCCCGCTGGCGGCTTTGCGCTTTATTATTTTCGCCGGCGAGGTGTTCCCCACCCCGGCCCTGATCGATCTGGCCGCCAGTTTGCCGCAGACCGCCTTATACAATTTCTTCGGCCCCACCGAAACGAATGTCTGCTGTTACTGGCCGGTACAACGCGAGCGCTTGGTCGCCGAGCAAACCATCCCCATCGGCCTATCCGCCGCCGGCTGCGAACTGCATATCTCCGCCGACACCGGCGAACTAAGGGTACGCGGACCGACGCTAGCCAGCGGCTACTGGCGCGACGGTCACGTGCAGTCTTTTATGAGCGCTGACGGTTGGTATGCCACCGGCGACCGCGCCAGCCTGGAACAAAATGAATACCGCTTCCATGGCCGTTTGGGCCGCATGCTGAAATGCTCCGGCTACCGCGTCGAACCAGCGGAAATCGAGGCGGTTGTGAATGCCATCCCCGGAGTCAAAGCTTGCGCCGTGATCGGCATAGACGACCCCACAGCCGGCCAGCGTCCAGCTTTGGCAGTGGTTTTAGAACCGGGAATGAGCATCGCCGAGATTCGCAAGTCACTCAGCCGCCAATTGCCCGCCTATATGCAGCCGAGTCGTTATCTGGTTTTGGAAGAGTTGCCTCGATTGGCGAATGGGAAGTTGGATTTTCAGCAATTGCGAGCGTTTATGGAGACGCAAACATGA
- a CDS encoding REP-associated tyrosine transposase: MAQSRYIITEPQQAHFMTCTVVEWLPVFTRPATVQILLDCWQFQRQQVGFKLYGYVILENHLHFIAQSATLDKCVASFKAYTARRIIDHLQAKRAEHLLQRLRFAKCAHKHDREFQFWQEGVHAELILNEAMMREKLDYIHANPVKRGYVNLPEHWRYSSAANYAGLGGLIDIDTW, translated from the coding sequence ATGGCCCAAAGTCGTTACATCATCACTGAACCCCAGCAAGCCCATTTCATGACCTGCACGGTTGTGGAATGGCTGCCGGTCTTTACCCGGCCGGCAACCGTGCAAATCCTGCTTGACTGCTGGCAATTTCAACGGCAACAAGTCGGCTTCAAACTCTATGGCTACGTGATCCTGGAAAACCATCTGCATTTCATCGCTCAGAGTGCCACGCTGGATAAATGCGTTGCCAGTTTCAAAGCCTATACCGCGCGGCGGATTATCGATCACCTGCAAGCGAAACGAGCCGAACACTTATTGCAGAGATTGCGCTTTGCCAAATGCGCGCATAAACATGACCGGGAGTTTCAGTTCTGGCAGGAAGGCGTGCATGCGGAGTTGATTCTAAATGAAGCCATGATGCGGGAGAAACTGGATTATATTCACGCCAATCCGGTGAAGCGGGGTTATGTGAATTTGCCTGAGCATTGGCGCTATTCCAGTGCTGCGAACTATGCGGGATTGGGTGGCTTGATCGATATCGATACTTGGTAG
- a CDS encoding rhodanese-like domain-containing protein, which produces MNKTYASAALIAFLSGCAFQAPDYLQVITAAELNQLMQNQDIFLVDVHAPEQRHIKGTDAFIPYNSVEKYLDKLPKDKNTPIYLYCEGGPMGNAAAKTLHELGYGHLSNLEGGAKAWAKAGFGFE; this is translated from the coding sequence ATGAACAAAACCTATGCCAGCGCAGCGTTGATTGCCTTTCTAAGCGGCTGCGCGTTTCAAGCGCCCGATTATTTGCAAGTGATTACCGCCGCCGAGTTAAACCAACTGATGCAAAATCAGGATATTTTTCTAGTGGATGTCCATGCGCCTGAACAGCGGCATATCAAAGGCACCGATGCGTTTATTCCATACAACAGCGTCGAGAAATATCTGGATAAGCTCCCCAAGGATAAAAACACCCCGATTTATTTGTATTGCGAAGGTGGCCCGATGGGGAATGCAGCAGCCAAAACGCTTCACGAATTGGGTTACGGTCATTTGAGCAATCTGGAAGGGGGCGCCAAAGCTTGGGCAAAAGCAGGCTTTGGGTTTGAATAG
- a CDS encoding acyl carrier protein translates to MKEKLKNFIFAELIYHEDPAAFGDDDNLLDAGLDSMGIMRLIMFAEKEFGVSLPDTEIEPDNVSSLNALENWIRRSGHA, encoded by the coding sequence ATGAAGGAAAAACTCAAGAATTTCATCTTCGCCGAACTGATTTACCACGAAGATCCAGCTGCATTCGGCGATGACGACAACCTGTTGGACGCCGGCCTGGACAGCATGGGCATCATGCGTCTGATCATGTTCGCCGAGAAAGAATTCGGCGTATCGCTGCCGGACACCGAAATCGAGCCGGATAACGTCAGTAGCCTGAACGCACTGGAAAACTGGATACGCCGCAGCGGCCACGCTTGA
- a CDS encoding MMPL family transporter: MSFVWRKRWFMLLFPLLLAVTFWQIRVETDLNAFFTATDDEDSRLLSGLLKSGELSRRYLLVVEKAEQASSTGQTSIPENPVSIAEFSARLVQQLAKRDDVEQVWPADQPPRDWIAAVASYAPYHARLFSLNPAEDSHELFDSGQLEAKAEGLKQALLSPQGGFVKTVAKQDPLLLSLNGFKDLQGQFQQQAQLGSGGALILQSRPAALDSEAHIRLQAAIRASFASLNTAAGGTFRLAMAGVPVFSVAAQSEISQDVTLVSVVSSLAVALVFLFLFHSFSALHWVMMVQAASFVVGTLATALVFPQVHSLTLALGASLIGISSDYPIHVMVHCAKHRNTPLSAAKLLWPSLLMGGLTTVIGYGALGFTGFPGFEQIAVFALASVVGSLGLTRWVLPALLVNSSLHSAHLPGIAAWVDFCGRHRKVLLGLFAVSVLLAGLCLPQIRWMDDMQKLAVDMDLLKQQDAAVRAHFSSIEPGRFVLIQADDWETALQRSEAAERRLKTLKQAGVVSAYHGLFPWLVSAQLQTENAQVYERALTPEFRQAWQAGLSKAGLSVEKLGALLPASAEVLQPVAVMDSPVRHILSGQMLAGDNGVILSLWLGEHDPDKLSEGLAGLAGTRYFSQKDQLDHLAGKYRDRSLVMLGIGIGVMALFIWLQERNLRKVFLTLLPSVAAVLFIFATWALMGEEVSFLHVIGLLLSVSLCVDYGIFFIDNRGKDADVTYHAIASSTLTTLASFGALGLGKTPTLPILALSVSLGVTLGFLLCPLLIQKPSNQ; the protein is encoded by the coding sequence GTGTCTTTTGTTTGGAGAAAGCGCTGGTTCATGCTGTTGTTTCCGCTGTTGTTGGCGGTCACTTTCTGGCAAATCCGCGTCGAAACCGACCTGAACGCCTTTTTTACCGCCACCGACGACGAGGATTCCAGGCTGCTGTCCGGCTTGTTAAAATCCGGCGAACTATCGCGGCGTTATTTGTTAGTGGTCGAAAAAGCCGAGCAAGCAAGCTCGACCGGCCAAACCAGTATCCCGGAAAATCCTGTTTCGATTGCCGAGTTTAGCGCGCGACTGGTGCAACAGCTCGCCAAACGGGATGATGTGGAACAAGTATGGCCGGCAGACCAGCCGCCGCGCGACTGGATAGCTGCCGTAGCCTCTTATGCGCCTTACCATGCCCGCCTATTCAGCCTTAACCCTGCAGAAGATAGCCACGAATTGTTCGATTCCGGCCAGCTGGAAGCCAAGGCCGAAGGTCTCAAACAAGCGCTGCTTTCGCCCCAGGGCGGCTTCGTCAAAACCGTCGCCAAGCAGGATCCTTTGCTGCTGTCTTTAAACGGCTTCAAGGATTTGCAAGGCCAATTCCAGCAACAAGCCCAGCTCGGTAGTGGCGGTGCGTTGATTTTGCAAAGTCGGCCGGCCGCTCTTGATTCCGAAGCGCATATTAGATTGCAAGCGGCGATTCGGGCCAGCTTCGCCAGCTTGAATACCGCTGCCGGCGGCACGTTCCGGCTGGCGATGGCCGGGGTGCCGGTTTTCAGCGTGGCCGCGCAAAGCGAGATTAGCCAGGATGTGACGTTGGTGTCGGTGGTGTCCAGTCTCGCTGTGGCCTTGGTGTTTTTATTTCTGTTTCATTCCTTTTCGGCTTTGCACTGGGTGATGATGGTGCAGGCCGCGTCTTTTGTGGTCGGCACCTTGGCCACCGCCTTGGTTTTCCCGCAGGTTCATAGTTTGACGTTGGCCTTGGGTGCCAGCTTGATCGGCATTTCCTCCGATTATCCCATTCATGTGATGGTGCATTGCGCCAAACACCGCAACACGCCGCTATCGGCGGCCAAGCTGTTGTGGCCCAGTCTGTTAATGGGCGGCTTGACCACCGTGATCGGTTACGGCGCCTTGGGCTTTACCGGATTTCCCGGATTCGAGCAAATTGCGGTGTTTGCTCTGGCTAGCGTCGTCGGGTCTTTGGGCTTGACCCGCTGGGTGTTGCCGGCCTTGCTGGTCAATTCCTCGCTGCATTCCGCGCATTTGCCCGGTATCGCCGCTTGGGTGGATTTCTGCGGCCGTCACCGGAAAGTCTTGCTGGGCTTGTTTGCAGTCAGCGTGCTACTGGCCGGGTTGTGCCTGCCGCAAATCCGTTGGATGGACGATATGCAGAAGCTGGCTGTGGACATGGATTTGTTGAAACAGCAGGATGCTGCGGTGCGTGCGCATTTTTCCAGTATCGAGCCGGGCCGCTTTGTGTTGATACAAGCGGACGACTGGGAAACCGCGCTGCAACGATCCGAAGCCGCCGAACGGCGTTTGAAAACCTTAAAACAAGCCGGAGTCGTCAGTGCATACCACGGCCTGTTTCCCTGGTTGGTGTCCGCACAGTTACAAACCGAAAACGCCCAGGTTTACGAACGGGCTTTAACGCCGGAATTTCGGCAAGCCTGGCAAGCAGGATTATCCAAGGCTGGTCTATCGGTCGAGAAGCTGGGAGCTTTATTGCCCGCTTCGGCTGAAGTATTGCAACCCGTTGCAGTAATGGATTCGCCGGTGCGGCACATCCTGTCCGGACAAATGCTGGCAGGGGATAATGGCGTGATATTGTCGTTGTGGCTGGGCGAGCACGATCCCGACAAACTGAGTGAAGGCTTGGCCGGTTTGGCCGGCACGCGTTACTTCAGTCAAAAGGATCAATTAGATCACTTGGCCGGCAAATATCGGGACCGTTCCTTGGTGATGCTGGGCATAGGTATTGGGGTGATGGCATTGTTTATCTGGTTGCAGGAACGCAATCTACGCAAGGTGTTTTTGACCTTGCTGCCTTCCGTGGCTGCCGTGCTGTTTATTTTCGCCACCTGGGCGCTGATGGGCGAGGAAGTCAGTTTTCTGCACGTGATTGGCTTGTTACTGTCGGTGTCGCTGTGCGTGGATTACGGCATATTTTTTATCGACAATCGCGGCAAGGATGCCGATGTTACTTATCACGCCATCGCCTCATCAACGCTAACCACGTTGGCGTCTTTCGGCGCTTTGGGATTGGGCAAGACGCCAACCTTGCCAATTCTGGCACTCTCGGTAAGCTTGGGTGTGACCCTGGGCTTTCTACTCTGCCCTTTACTGATCCAAAAACCCAGCAATCAATGA
- a CDS encoding COG4648 family protein, translated as MGNVIKPIAIACLIIAYPFLSAYLAGLGFASLELFVFAALTLWRGISASRLLARWGSFLLAAVLLAGAYFANAYFIWLLPSFAYLWLTFLFGHTLWSPPSFIERLVRLQFPELVPGIADYCRQLTWIWTGFFAANIGICAALPALAGQTAWALYTGVLVYLLMGMLGTGEWFYRHRRFPDLEIPPALETFKCIAMNGHKVFKG; from the coding sequence ATGGGGAATGTTATCAAGCCGATAGCCATTGCCTGCCTAATTATTGCCTATCCCTTTCTTAGCGCTTATCTGGCTGGTCTCGGTTTTGCCAGCTTAGAGCTATTCGTGTTCGCGGCGCTGACCCTATGGCGCGGCATTTCCGCAAGCCGCTTGTTGGCCCGATGGGGTAGTTTTTTATTGGCCGCCGTGTTGTTGGCCGGTGCCTATTTCGCCAACGCCTATTTCATCTGGTTGCTCCCCTCGTTTGCCTATTTGTGGCTGACATTCTTGTTTGGACATACCTTGTGGTCGCCGCCTTCTTTTATCGAACGCTTGGTGCGTTTGCAGTTTCCCGAACTAGTGCCGGGCATTGCTGACTATTGCCGGCAACTGACCTGGATTTGGACTGGGTTTTTTGCCGCCAATATAGGCATTTGCGCTGCGCTGCCGGCTCTTGCAGGACAAACTGCTTGGGCACTTTACACCGGTGTGTTGGTGTATCTGTTGATGGGCATGCTGGGAACTGGCGAATGGTTTTACCGGCATAGGCGTTTTCCCGATCTGGAGATTCCGCCGGCGTTGGAAACTTTTAAGTGCATTGCCATGAATGGGCATAAGGTCTTCAAGGGATGA
- a CDS encoding phosphopantetheine-binding protein codes for MSDDLISQLKTMLIEGLLLEDIVPDDLSADDALFGGGLGLDSIDALEIGVMLDRQYGIKITSGDERNNQIFLSLRSLAEFVAANRIR; via the coding sequence ATGTCAGATGACTTGATTAGCCAATTGAAAACCATGCTTATCGAGGGCTTGCTCCTGGAAGACATTGTCCCGGATGATCTGTCTGCGGATGATGCTTTATTCGGCGGCGGATTGGGATTGGACTCCATCGACGCGCTGGAAATTGGCGTGATGCTGGATCGTCAATACGGCATCAAGATCACCTCCGGCGACGAACGCAACAATCAGATTTTTCTCTCTCTCCGCTCGCTCGCCGAATTCGTTGCTGCAAACCGTATCCGTTAA